In one Polaribacter sp. ALD11 genomic region, the following are encoded:
- a CDS encoding DUF255 domain-containing protein, with protein sequence MRKLLFILTITLFTINTKAQDTIKWLSFEEAVALNKKTPKPILIDVYTDWCGYCKKMDMETYSNRTIINVINDNFYAVKLDGEEKEDIVYKDHTFKFQKNGRKGFHQLPATLLNGKLSYPTTIFLTETEELIQSIPGYLDKKMFEKILGYFSSNNYKNTNWKDFEKGFKSNL encoded by the coding sequence ATGAGAAAATTACTATTCATTTTAACAATAACATTGTTTACTATAAATACAAAAGCACAAGACACCATTAAGTGGTTGTCTTTTGAGGAAGCAGTTGCTTTAAATAAAAAGACTCCAAAACCTATTTTAATTGATGTGTACACAGATTGGTGTGGTTATTGTAAAAAAATGGACATGGAAACGTATTCAAATAGAACAATCATAAATGTTATAAATGACAATTTTTATGCTGTTAAATTAGACGGTGAAGAAAAAGAAGACATTGTTTATAAAGATCATACTTTTAAATTTCAGAAAAATGGCAGAAAAGGATTTCATCAATTACCTGCTACTCTGTTAAATGGAAAATTATCTTATCCAACCACTATTTTTCTAACAGAAACAGAAGAATTGATACAAAGTATTCCTGGATATTTAGATAAAAAAATGTTCGAGAAAATACTAGGTTATTTCTCTTCAAACAATTACAAAAATACGAACTGGAAAGACTTTGAAAAAGGTTTTAAAAGTAATTTATAA
- a CDS encoding peptide MFS transporter produces MLDKGVSTTVEDPQLFGHPKGLFYLFFAEMWERFSFYGMRALLTLYMVEEIFKSLSNRDYATAAVYASYGSLVYASTVIGGQISDKILGMRSSIFLGGILMSIGHFVLAVENDIAFFLALAFIIVGNGFFKPNISTFVGALYKDGDVRKDSGFTIFYMGINIGGWIAPLLCGWLAVKYGYHYGFGLAGIGMMTGLIFFWSGIKKNVFGDKGMPPSKEIYEKRIAGIPQKTFIPIVATLCVPLIAFVLASYKSITTDDTFLIGEKNLVGLVFLAIGIGIGIYLIKILASVELEQRKKLFMAILITFFMTLFWGFHELSGSVITLFASRNIALEGIMTASQTNSLNSMFIIILAIPISLLWAYLSKKNINPRTPYKFGFGLILAGISFYILAMSKGSADENGMVPFAYLLVMYLIISIGELFMSPVGLSKITDLSPKRIIAFMMGIWFLSSAYAFQIVGFISKQLAVESTDANVGGLDTLAIYTDGFELIAMYALGAGVIVIVLSPLMKKLMGNVH; encoded by the coding sequence ATGTTAGACAAAGGAGTTAGTACTACTGTAGAAGACCCACAATTATTTGGACACCCGAAAGGATTGTTCTATTTATTCTTCGCAGAAATGTGGGAGCGTTTCAGTTTCTATGGAATGAGAGCGTTGTTAACGCTGTACATGGTTGAAGAAATATTTAAATCTTTGTCAAATAGAGATTATGCAACTGCAGCAGTGTATGCATCTTATGGTTCTTTAGTGTATGCATCTACGGTTATTGGAGGCCAAATTTCTGATAAAATTTTAGGAATGCGTAGTTCCATTTTTCTAGGTGGAATTTTAATGTCTATTGGTCATTTTGTTTTAGCTGTAGAGAATGATATTGCCTTCTTTTTAGCCTTGGCTTTTATTATTGTTGGTAACGGTTTCTTTAAACCCAATATTTCAACTTTTGTTGGTGCTTTATATAAAGATGGAGACGTAAGGAAAGATTCTGGTTTCACTATTTTTTATATGGGAATTAATATTGGAGGTTGGATTGCGCCTTTATTATGCGGTTGGTTAGCTGTAAAATATGGGTATCATTATGGTTTTGGCTTAGCTGGAATTGGAATGATGACAGGTTTAATTTTCTTTTGGAGCGGTATTAAAAAGAATGTTTTTGGAGACAAAGGTATGCCACCAAGTAAAGAAATCTACGAAAAGAGAATTGCAGGGATTCCTCAAAAAACTTTTATTCCAATAGTAGCAACACTTTGTGTTCCATTAATCGCTTTTGTTTTAGCCTCTTACAAGTCTATTACAACAGATGATACTTTTTTAATTGGTGAAAAAAACTTAGTTGGGCTGGTCTTTTTAGCTATTGGTATTGGAATTGGAATTTATTTAATTAAAATTTTAGCAAGTGTAGAATTAGAACAGAGAAAGAAATTGTTTATGGCAATTTTAATTACTTTTTTCATGACTCTTTTTTGGGGTTTCCACGAATTATCTGGAAGTGTAATTACATTGTTTGCGTCTAGAAATATTGCTTTAGAAGGAATTATGACTGCTAGTCAGACAAATTCATTAAACTCTATGTTTATAATTATTTTAGCTATTCCTATTTCTTTGTTATGGGCTTATTTATCAAAGAAAAACATAAACCCTAGAACACCTTACAAGTTTGGTTTTGGCTTAATATTAGCAGGTATTAGTTTCTATATCTTAGCAATGAGTAAAGGAAGTGCAGATGAAAACGGAATGGTACCTTTTGCTTACTTATTAGTAATGTACTTAATAATATCTATTGGAGAATTATTTATGTCTCCTGTAGGTTTATCTAAAATTACAGATTTATCACCAAAAAGAATTATTGCTTTTATGATGGGAATTTGGTTTTTATCTTCTGCTTATGCTTTTCAAATTGTAGGTTTTATTTCTAAACAATTGGCAGTAGAGAGTACAGATGCTAATGTTGGCGGACTAGATACTTTAGCTATATACACAGACGGATTTGAATTAATAGCAATGTATGCTTTAGGAGCAGGAGTTATTGTTATTGTGCTATCTCCTCTAATGAAAAAATTAATGGGTAACGTACATTAA
- a CDS encoding S9 family peptidase, whose amino-acid sequence MKKLFILATIILLASCKEHKTISNYTSGLKEITLEEIWDGTFSAEGMNALNSMNGDFYSLLNTDAFGNTTVDKYSYKTLEKVETIVNSNNLKELEGFSSYVFNTEESSLILGTDFKKIYRRSFTGTFYYYNIASKKLTLIGEDIQEPTFSPDSKKIAYAKNNNIYILNVTNGNKLTQVTKDGKFNHIINGITDWVYEEEFGFVQAFEWSKNSNYLAFLRFDETNVPTFSMDMVGDKNYPDQQVFKYPKAGEKNAVVTLHMYTVSSKNTKKVSLGDYEYIPRIKWSNDAKTLIATTLNRHQNNLKLYKVNALRNSSTLLLGETDKAYVDVTDNLTFLNDNSFIWTSEKDGFNHIYHYDFSGKLINQITKGKWEVTNYYGYNKDKKTIYYQSVENGSTNRGVYSIDLDGNNKKYLSAKEGTNTASFSKNLNYFINTFSSSQIPPIYSLYTAEGEMLKVIKDNAELKEQLAAYKMSKKEFSTISINGNELNMWTIKPVDFDESKKYPLLMFQYSGPGSQQVANKWNASNDYWHNMLAQKGMIVVCVDGRGTGFKGSDFKKSTYLNLVKYETEDQIAAARKLAERTYIDENNIGIWGWSFGGHMSTNSLLKGNDIFTTAIAVAPVTSWRFYDSVYTERFLRTPQENPGGYDENSPVNYADKLEGNYLLVHGTGDDNVHVQNSYRMINSLIEANKQFDMFIVPDRTHGIYKGKNTRLNLYTKMTNFVETHLINKSNTSTKIKG is encoded by the coding sequence GAAAAAACTCTTCATTTTAGCAACTATAATCTTACTTGCTAGTTGCAAAGAGCACAAAACAATATCCAATTATACCTCTGGACTTAAAGAAATTACTTTAGAAGAAATTTGGGATGGCACTTTTTCTGCAGAAGGAATGAATGCCTTAAATTCTATGAATGGTGATTTTTATTCTTTGTTAAACACTGATGCTTTCGGAAATACAACGGTAGATAAGTATAGTTACAAAACTTTAGAAAAGGTAGAAACGATTGTAAACAGTAATAATTTAAAGGAGTTAGAGGGTTTTTCTTCTTATGTTTTTAATACTGAAGAGTCTTCTTTAATTTTAGGAACAGATTTCAAAAAAATATACAGACGTTCTTTTACAGGCACTTTTTATTACTATAATATTGCTTCTAAAAAACTAACTTTAATAGGAGAAGATATTCAGGAACCTACTTTTTCTCCTGATAGTAAAAAAATAGCCTACGCTAAAAACAACAATATTTATATTTTAAATGTAACCAACGGCAATAAATTAACGCAGGTTACTAAAGATGGTAAATTTAATCACATTATAAACGGAATTACAGATTGGGTTTATGAGGAAGAATTTGGTTTTGTACAAGCTTTTGAATGGAGTAAAAACAGCAACTATTTAGCTTTTTTACGTTTTGATGAAACCAACGTACCTACTTTTTCTATGGATATGGTTGGAGACAAAAATTATCCTGATCAGCAAGTTTTTAAATATCCAAAGGCAGGAGAGAAAAATGCAGTTGTAACTTTACATATGTACACTGTTTCTTCTAAAAACACAAAGAAAGTTTCTTTAGGTGATTACGAGTATATTCCTAGAATTAAATGGTCTAATGATGCGAAGACTTTAATTGCAACTACTTTAAACCGTCATCAGAATAATTTAAAATTATATAAAGTAAATGCGTTGAGAAATAGTTCAACTTTATTGTTGGGTGAAACTGACAAGGCGTATGTAGATGTTACAGATAATCTTACTTTTTTAAATGATAATAGCTTTATTTGGACAAGCGAAAAAGATGGATTTAATCATATTTATCATTATGATTTTTCTGGAAAATTAATCAATCAGATTACCAAAGGAAAATGGGAGGTAACCAATTACTATGGTTATAATAAAGACAAAAAAACTATTTATTATCAATCCGTAGAAAATGGCTCTACAAATAGAGGTGTCTATTCTATTGATTTAGATGGAAATAACAAAAAATATTTAAGCGCCAAAGAAGGTACAAACACAGCTTCGTTTAGTAAAAACTTAAATTACTTTATCAATACCTTTTCTTCTTCTCAAATTCCGCCAATTTATTCTTTATATACTGCTGAAGGCGAAATGCTGAAAGTTATAAAAGACAATGCTGAATTAAAAGAACAATTGGCAGCGTATAAAATGAGTAAAAAAGAATTTTCTACCATTTCTATTAATGGAAATGAATTAAATATGTGGACGATAAAACCCGTAGATTTTGATGAAAGTAAGAAATATCCATTATTAATGTTTCAATATTCTGGCCCAGGATCTCAGCAAGTGGCTAATAAATGGAATGCAAGTAATGATTATTGGCACAATATGTTGGCGCAAAAAGGTATGATTGTAGTTTGTGTAGATGGCCGTGGAACTGGTTTTAAAGGAAGTGATTTTAAGAAATCTACCTACCTAAACTTGGTAAAGTATGAAACTGAAGATCAAATTGCAGCTGCAAGAAAATTAGCAGAACGTACTTATATCGACGAAAACAATATTGGTATTTGGGGTTGGTCTTTTGGCGGACACATGAGTACCAATTCACTTTTAAAAGGAAATGATATCTTTACAACCGCAATTGCTGTTGCACCAGTTACTTCTTGGCGTTTTTATGACTCTGTTTATACAGAACGTTTCTTAAGAACTCCGCAAGAAAACCCAGGTGGTTATGATGAGAATTCACCTGTAAATTATGCAGATAAATTAGAAGGAAATTACTTGTTAGTTCATGGTACTGGAGATGACAATGTACATGTTCAAAATAGTTACAGAATGATAAACTCTTTAATTGAAGCCAACAAGCAATTCGATATGTTTATTGTACCAGATAGAACACACGGAATTTACAAAGGAAAAAATACGCGTTTAAATTTATATACAAAAATGACAAATTTTGTAGAAACGCATTTAATAAATAAATCAAATACATCAACAAAAATTAAAGGATAA
- the lpxB gene encoding lipid-A-disaccharide synthase, with protein MKYYIIAGEASGDLHGANLMKELYVQDKTADIRFWGGDLMQAVGGNLVSHYKERAFMGFFEVLKNLSKVLGFIKFCKKDIAAFNPDVIIFIDNSGFNLRVAKWARENRFKTNYYISPQVWASRASRVKDIKRDIDKLFVILPFEKDFYKKYNYEVAFVGHPLIDAIADRTQVSEAGFRKEHKLSNKKIIALLPGSRKQEITKMLSVMLSLVDDFSDYQFVIAGAPSQDFSFYQEIIGQREVAFINNKTYDLLSVSYAALVASGTATLETALFKIPQVVCYKGGYISYQIARRIITLKFISLVNLIMDKEVVKELIQDDFNTKNLKAELTNILEASYREKMFLHYFDLEKKLGGKGASKNVATQIVAGLKSSY; from the coding sequence ATGAAATATTACATAATTGCCGGTGAAGCTTCAGGAGATTTACATGGTGCTAACTTAATGAAAGAATTATATGTGCAAGATAAAACTGCAGATATTCGTTTTTGGGGAGGAGATTTAATGCAAGCTGTTGGGGGCAATTTAGTGAGTCATTATAAAGAAAGAGCTTTTATGGGCTTTTTTGAAGTTTTAAAAAACTTGTCTAAAGTTTTAGGCTTTATTAAGTTTTGTAAAAAAGATATTGCAGCCTTTAACCCAGATGTTATTATTTTTATAGACAACTCGGGTTTTAATTTGCGAGTTGCCAAATGGGCAAGAGAAAACAGATTTAAAACGAATTATTACATTTCTCCACAAGTTTGGGCAAGTAGAGCAAGTAGAGTAAAAGATATAAAAAGAGATATAGATAAATTGTTTGTAATTCTTCCTTTTGAGAAAGATTTTTACAAGAAATACAATTATGAAGTTGCTTTTGTTGGGCACCCTTTAATTGATGCAATTGCAGATAGAACCCAAGTTTCTGAAGCTGGTTTTAGAAAAGAACACAAGCTAAGTAATAAAAAAATAATTGCTTTATTGCCTGGAAGCAGAAAGCAAGAAATTACAAAAATGCTGTCGGTAATGTTGTCTTTGGTAGATGATTTTTCTGATTATCAATTTGTCATTGCAGGTGCACCAAGTCAAGATTTTTCTTTTTACCAAGAAATTATTGGTCAGAGAGAAGTGGCATTTATCAATAATAAAACCTACGATCTATTAAGTGTTTCTTACGCTGCCTTGGTGGCTTCTGGTACAGCAACATTAGAGACGGCTTTGTTTAAAATACCGCAAGTTGTTTGTTATAAAGGTGGTTATATTTCGTACCAAATAGCAAGAAGAATTATTACTTTAAAGTTTATTTCTTTGGTTAATTTAATAATGGACAAGGAAGTTGTGAAAGAATTAATTCAGGACGATTTTAATACCAAAAATTTAAAAGCAGAGTTAACAAATATTTTAGAGGCTTCGTATCGAGAAAAAATGTTTCTGCATTACTTCGATTTAGAGAAAAAATTAGGAGGGAAAGGTGCCTCTAAAAATGTAGCAACACAAATTGTAGCAGGTTTAAAATCGAGTTATTAA
- a CDS encoding ComEC/Rec2 family competence protein has product MKRLLKYVPLHFLVFLILGIGIQFYTQIWTFSLLKLLSTILFLSISLIFLQNKKGITFVAFILYFFIGVSTVYIQDARNFKNYYNNFSKQDAKVILRISKVLKPGFYYEKYVAEVVQLNEEGTRGEILLNVKKDSLNIRLKIDDKLFVNPVFKNLIPPLNPNQFNYKSYLAKQGIHHQMFLESSQFLKLSNSSVSLIGISENFRDKIQESLLKFNFKNDEFAVISALLLGQRQDISKGLLEDYANAGAIHILAVSGLHVGIILLILSFFFKPLERLKNGAYLKAFCIVLLLWMFAFVAGLSASVVRAVTMFTFLAIGQSFQRKKVVEFSLISSMLFLLIVKPMFLFDVGFQLSYLAVFGIVWVQPKLATIYKPKFLLDKKIWQLFTVSIAAQVGILPLSIYYFQQFPGLFVLSNLVIIPFLGAILVGGVVIICMSLLNVLPQFLADIYGAIISLMNEFVSWISQQEQFLFKEIAISFLMMLGCYFFIFSGILFLIKKKTIRLTYFLVSILILQSLYFIEGKTANEKEAFIVFHKSRFSVIGKREGDNLEIQHDLDTVKTKEIKAVKSYRIAEHIQRIQKTDFKSYLRSNEQDILIIDSLGIYQVNNLKHPIVVLQYSPKINLERLIKTLEPSLIIADGSNYKSYVTRWKNTSIKQETPFHYTGQKGAFILEN; this is encoded by the coding sequence ATGAAAAGGTTGTTAAAATATGTGCCTTTACACTTTTTAGTGTTTTTAATTTTAGGAATTGGAATCCAATTTTATACTCAAATTTGGACTTTCAGTTTACTGAAGTTGTTATCTACTATATTGTTTTTATCAATTTCTCTTATTTTTCTTCAGAATAAAAAAGGCATCACATTCGTTGCATTTATTTTATACTTTTTTATTGGTGTTTCTACTGTTTATATTCAAGATGCTAGAAACTTTAAAAACTATTATAATAACTTTTCAAAGCAAGATGCTAAAGTAATTTTAAGAATTTCTAAAGTTTTAAAACCAGGTTTTTATTATGAGAAATATGTAGCAGAGGTTGTTCAATTAAATGAAGAGGGAACTAGAGGAGAAATTTTATTAAATGTTAAAAAAGACAGTTTAAATATCCGGCTTAAAATTGATGATAAACTGTTTGTAAATCCTGTTTTTAAGAACTTAATTCCGCCTTTAAATCCAAATCAGTTCAATTATAAATCCTATTTAGCAAAACAAGGCATTCATCATCAAATGTTTTTAGAGAGTTCTCAGTTTTTAAAACTCTCAAACTCTTCTGTTTCTTTAATTGGGATTTCAGAAAATTTTCGAGATAAAATTCAAGAATCATTATTAAAATTCAACTTTAAGAATGATGAGTTTGCAGTAATTAGTGCGTTGTTATTAGGACAAAGACAAGATATTTCAAAAGGACTCTTAGAAGATTATGCAAATGCAGGCGCAATTCATATTTTGGCAGTTTCTGGTTTGCATGTGGGTATTATTTTATTGATTTTGTCTTTCTTCTTTAAGCCTTTAGAAAGACTTAAAAACGGTGCTTATTTAAAAGCTTTTTGTATTGTTTTGTTATTGTGGATGTTCGCTTTTGTAGCTGGTTTATCAGCTTCCGTTGTAAGAGCGGTAACCATGTTTACTTTTTTAGCAATCGGGCAATCTTTTCAAAGAAAAAAAGTGGTAGAATTTTCACTAATTTCATCGATGTTATTTCTTTTAATAGTAAAACCAATGTTTCTGTTTGATGTCGGTTTTCAGTTAAGTTATCTTGCTGTTTTTGGTATTGTTTGGGTACAGCCAAAATTAGCCACTATTTACAAACCAAAATTTTTGTTAGATAAAAAAATATGGCAATTATTTACAGTCTCTATTGCTGCACAAGTGGGGATTTTACCCTTAAGTATTTATTATTTTCAGCAATTTCCGGGGTTATTTGTGTTGTCTAATTTAGTAATCATTCCTTTTTTAGGTGCTATTTTAGTTGGTGGAGTTGTAATAATCTGTATGTCTTTATTAAATGTTTTGCCACAATTCTTAGCCGATATTTATGGTGCTATAATTTCTTTAATGAACGAATTTGTAAGTTGGATATCACAACAAGAGCAATTTTTATTTAAAGAAATAGCTATTTCTTTTCTAATGATGTTAGGGTGTTACTTCTTTATCTTTTCTGGAATTCTTTTTTTGATTAAGAAAAAAACAATTCGATTAACCTACTTTTTAGTTTCAATTTTAATATTGCAAAGTCTTTATTTTATTGAAGGTAAGACAGCAAATGAGAAAGAAGCTTTTATTGTATTTCATAAAAGTAGGTTTTCTGTAATAGGGAAAAGAGAAGGTGATAATTTAGAAATACAGCATGATCTAGATACCGTAAAAACGAAAGAAATTAAAGCGGTGAAATCTTATAGAATTGCTGAACATATTCAGCGTATACAGAAAACTGATTTTAAAAGTTACCTCAGATCTAATGAACAAGACATTTTAATAATTGATAGTTTGGGAATTTATCAAGTAAATAATTTGAAGCATCCAATTGTAGTTTTACAATATTCTCCAAAAATAAATTTAGAGAGATTAATTAAAACGCTTGAACCAAGTTTAATAATAGCAGATGGTTCTAATTATAAAAGTTATGTGACACGTTGGAAAAACACTTCAATAAAACAAGAAACTCCGTTTCATTATACTGGTCAAAAAGGAGCTTTCATTTTAGAAAATTAG
- a CDS encoding C40 family peptidase — protein sequence MRKWYFLILLTSLGLASCSSTKTVRKTTKQPSTKIDKIVSNALKYKGVKYRFGGTTKRGMDCSGIVYVSYLQENVQLPRISRDMAKRGGEIPLKKAKKGDLLFFKTSKSRRRINHVGLIVSVAKNQIRFIHSTTSRGVIVSSLSQKYWKDAFVKVKRIL from the coding sequence ATGAGAAAATGGTATTTTTTAATTCTTTTAACTTCTTTGGGGCTTGCTTCTTGCTCATCAACCAAAACAGTTCGAAAAACGACAAAACAACCTTCAACTAAAATTGATAAAATTGTTTCGAACGCTTTAAAATATAAAGGCGTAAAATATCGATTTGGAGGAACCACAAAAAGAGGAATGGATTGCTCTGGGATTGTCTATGTTTCTTATTTACAAGAAAATGTACAGTTGCCTAGAATTTCTAGAGACATGGCAAAAAGAGGAGGTGAGATTCCTCTAAAAAAAGCTAAAAAGGGAGATTTACTCTTTTTTAAAACTTCTAAAAGTAGACGAAGAATTAATCATGTTGGACTGATTGTTTCTGTTGCAAAAAATCAGATTCGTTTTATACATTCTACAACTTCTAGAGGTGTTATTGTTTCCTCATTGTCTCAAAAATATTGGAAAGATGCCTTCGTGAAAGTAAAAAGAATATTATAA